The Cytobacillus sp. NJ13 sequence TCTTGCAACTTACAATTTTATCTGGAATAGGGGAATTTACCGATGGACTCAGCACGTGCTAATCGGCTGGGGCTGCATCTTATCCTGCTTCGTTACATTCCCTCTCGTTTTCGGATGGATGTATTTTACGATGGATAACAATGGCCATTACAACATTATTGCAATGGGCATGAAGGTAATGACTGTCCCTGCGGATGGCATCATTGCCAACCTTTCTTATAACGCGCTGAATATTACAGCAGTAATGGTAATCGCTGGAGTTTGCATGGCGCTGTACCGCCGTCTGAAAAATATGCAGGCAAGAGCAGAGCAGAATTTCCTATATGATTTCATGCCTCTTTATATGCTGCTTCTAGTCAGCATCACAGGGTTGGCTTTAACCTTTATGAACATCTTTTTACACGGTGCGGGACAGCCGGCAATGTCACTGATTCATCAGTGGTCAGTCATCATTACACTGATTTACCTGCCATTTGGAAAGCTTGCACATATTCCTTTCCGCCCAATGAGTGTTTTGGCAAGAAACTACAGAGAACATTATGCCGAACAGGGCATGAAGGAATGTAAGGTTTGCGGAGATCAGTTTGTTTCATCAGAACAATCAAAAGATGTCGTCGATGTACTCGGCGTGAACGATATTGAATTTAAAGCAAAGGAAGGACATCATCTTGCAGAAATGTGCCTCCCTTGCAGAAGAAAATACCGGATTGCACAATTTTCCGGATTCCCTACTCATGAAGTGAAGGTCAAGGAGGCAAACCAGAATGCAAAGGGATAAGTTTTTTAAAGAAATTGAGAATCTAAACCATCCGAATGAAAAATTGATAAAAACACACTGCAGCTATTGCGGCATGCAATGCGGAATGAACTTGAGGGTTAATACACAGACAAATAAAATCATCGGGGTCGAGCCCCGTTATGACTGGCCGGTTACGGTCGGGAAAATGTGTCCCAAAGGGGTTACCGCCTACCAGCAGACCAATCACAAAGACCGCCTGCTGAAACCGCTGATCCGGGATGATGCTTCTTTGAAAGGAACCACAGAAGGGTTCCGTGAAGCAAGCTGGGATGAAGCATACGATTTAATTGCAAAAAAATTCAAAGAGCTTCAAACAGAATACGGAAAAGATTCACTCTCCGTCTTCAGCGGGGTATCAATGACAAATGAAAAATGTTATTTGACAGGTAAATTTGCCCGTGTCGCTCTTGCAACAAGATATATTGACTATAACGGCCGTTTCTGTATGTCAAGCGCTGCCGGCGGATTCCTCCGTTCTTTCGGAGTGGATAGAGGGTCAACATTGCCTTGGACAGATATTCATGAAACAGACTGCCTGTTTATCGCTGGAAGCAATACAGCTGAATGCCATCCAACTTCCATGTTCCGCATTTGGAACGTTCAGGAAAGAGGCGGTTATATCATTGTAGTTGATCCCCGGGAAACGCCAATTGCCAGAAGAGCTGACCTTCATCTTGACCTGCAGCCGGGAACAGACCTTGCACTTGCAAACGGGATTGTTAATCAATTGATTGAAATGGGCTATATAGATGAAGAGTTCATTAATAAACACACGAACGGATTTGAAGAAACAAAGGAACTTGTAAAAGATTTCACACCTGAATATACAAGCATGCTGACGGGTGTGGCGCCGGAAAAAATCATCCGCGCTGCCGAAATATACGGAAAAGCTCCAAATGCAGTTGTCATGTTTGCACGAGGTGTCGAACAGCAGCATAAGGGTGTTGATAATGTTTCCGCCTACACCAATATGGCGCTTGTTACTGGAAAGATCGGCCGTCCGAAAGCCGGAGTAGCCACATTCACTGGCCAGGGTAATGGCCAGGGCGGAAGAGAGCATGGACAAAAATCAGATTTGCTTCCAGGCTATCGAAAAATTACAAACCCAAAACATGTTGAAGAAGTATGCCGTGTTTGGGGAATCACACCTGAAGAAATGCCGCAGCCTGGTGTATCTGCTTATGAAATGATTGAGCTGATGGAGCAAAAAACGATTCGCGGTTTATACCTTCTATGTTCGAATCCTGCTGTATCTGCACCAAATCAAAATTTTGTCAGGAAAGCATTTAAAACCTTGGATTTCATGGTATGCTCCGATTTCTACCTTTCTGAATCGGCAGAATTTGCAGATGTTGTTCTTCCGGCTGTCACATGGTCAGAGGATGAAGGAACAGTAACGAATATTGAAGGCCGCATTATTAAAATCAATAAAGCTCAGGAACCTGTTGGGGAATCGAAGCCGGACTGGCAGATCCAAGTGGAGCTGGCTGAGCGCTTAGGAAAAGGAAAATACTTTTCTCACCTAAAAACGGCACGAGATGTTGCAGATGAGTTCAGACTGGCTACCAAGGGCGGCTATGCTGATTACTATGGAGCTACCTGGGATAAAATCGATAAGCAGGATGGAGTTTTCTGGCCATGCAAAAATGAAAATGATGAAGGGACACCACATATGTTCCTTGATAAGAAATTTTATCATCCGGATGGCAAAGCAAAAATATGCGCGCTGCCATACCGCCCGCCAGCGGAAGAACCATGTGAAAATTATCCGCTCCGTTTAACAACTGGCCGGGTGGTTTACCATTACCTATCTGGCAACCAGACTAGAAGAATTCCATTCCTTCATGATATGTGCCCTGAACCATTTGTGGAGATCCACCCGGAAACAGCATCACAATATAATATGGAACATGAAGAAAGAGTCCGTTTATTTACAAGAAGAGGCGAGGCCATTTATAAAGTCAAAATTACGGAAGCCATCCGCAAGGATACCGTCTTTGTTCCATACCATTTTGGACATGAAGATTCTATTAATCTTTTAACAATTGCAGCGTTAGATCCTATATCCCGAATGCCTGAGTTCAAGGCATGTGCTGCACAGCTGGAAAAAGTCGAATTAAAGAAGGTGCAATAAATGAAGAAGAGGCTGTACTTAGAACTTGAAAACTGTATAGGATGCCGTTCTTGTCTGGCAGCATGTACACAATGCGGGGGGCATGAGGAGCGCAACAGAAACTATGTGTATGATGTAAATCCTCTTGTGAACCGGCAGACGATGCCTCTCATGTGCCTTCACTGTGAAAATCCGGCGTGTGCCCGAAGCTGTCCGGCCCAGGCCATTCAAATTCATGAGACAGGCGCTGTGTTATCTGCACTCGTGGAAAAGTGTATTGGCTGCCAGAACTGTACAATTGCCTGCCCATATGGCATACCAAAATTTGATCAAGAGCAGAACTTAATGTACAAATGCGACCTATGTATTGACCGTACTAAAGATGGAATTCCTCCTATGTGTGCGAGTGTATGTCCATCCAATACACTGCAATGGCTGACAGATGAAGAAATTGAAAACAAGAAAAAGCAATTTAACCTTGATAACGGCAAATGGGTAACAAGCATGCCATACCTTGAAGGCGAAACAAATGTAAAGGTAAATCTGCCGGGAATCCTGCAGGGGATTACAAAGCTGTTTTAGGAGGGATTAGGGATGTCTGAAAAGAATAACAAGATTCCCTTTAATGAAGATAATTATACGCATAATATCGAACGGAATAACGAAAGAAAACTGGATAGACGGGGATTCATGAAAACTTTGGTTGGTGCCGCCGGTGTATTTGCGGTTTCCTCCCTTCCCTGGGGGGCAGTAGCGGCCAAAGAATTAATGGGGCTTGGCGAAAAGGAATATCCTCATAAGAAAATAACCGAAGTAAGCAAGCTGCCAATCGGCGATGCAGTGGAGTTCAAGTTTCCGGGCGATCATGATGACGCGATTTTGATCCGTTTATCAGAGAACAAATATGTTGCCTATCAGAATGCGTGTACACATTTGCGCTGCCCGGTATTTTGGGTGAAGGAGCAAGGTGAAATGATATGCCCTTGCCACCACGGCAAGTTCGATGTGGAGACTGGTTCGCCAACTGCCGGGCCGCCAAGAAGGCCGCTTCCGGAAATCCAGGTTAAGGTGGAGAATGGAGCAATCTTTGCAGTGAGGGTGAAACGTTATGAAGCGTAGCTATCTGGGTGTCATTATTTTGGCCGCGATATTAATGATGAATATTGTCTTTACCCAATATATGGTCCACCAATACTATTACGAAAACTATGTAAATGTACTGATTTTCGGCGGACTGAATATTGTTCTTTTTCCCCTGGCTGTATTCGCTTATAAAAAGACGATTAACATGAGGGCGTGATTTCTATGAACAGTGAAACATATCTTGATTTTTGTTTTGTAAGAGAACGATCCGGGGATTTTGCTCCAGAAGTTGACCAGCTCCTTTCCGAACTCTTTAAGGGAGTCCGCCTCAACTGGTATTTGGATGAGAAGTCTCATGACAGCATGGACATTGTTGTAGCAGAGATAAAAGGCATGAGCAAATGGCAATCAGAAGAGGAAACCATTGAATTCATAGAAGAAAATGCAAGTGAATCATTCTGGAAATATCTGCAGGGTTATCAAATGTATATTTACCCTGCTAAAAGAGGGTGCGGAAGCTGTGGAACTCATTAAAATAGAAGATTTGGACGGCTTTGTCCGGCAAAATGTGCAGGTGGCAATTTTAGATGAAGAGGGAAATGACAAAGCCCCTTTTGTTCACAAAGAAATAATAAAAACCGGGCTTTGCCCAGATGGAACACATTTGCGTATTTATTTTGACCACATGAATTTTTTTGCGGTCCCGCTGACTTCTTCTGTGGAAGCATCTGAGAGCAGGTGGGCTGCTCTTGATCAGGAAGCCGGATTAAAATATGTGATAAAGAAGAGAGCGTGAACACAATGATAAGAAAAATACAGTTGCCTTTGCAGACGTTGAACTTAGTAGCCGGGTTTATGGTTTGGGTGCTGATATCCTCCCTTATGCCGTTTATTAAGGAAGATATCAATATTCCAGCCGACAAGCTTGCCCTAGTAACAGCAGTTCCGGTAATCCTTGGATCACTGCTTCGAATTCCTCTGGGATATTATGCTAATCAGTTTGGCGCAAGAATAATCTTTATGCTGAGCTTTATTCTTCTGTTATTCCCAGTCTATTATATCAGTATAGCTGATTCCATTACTGATTTACTGATCGGGGGGTTATTCCTCGGGCTTGGAGGAGCGGTGTTCTCTGTTGGTGTTACATCTCTTCCAAAGTATTATCCAAAGGAGCGCCATGGGTTTGTAAATGGAATATACGGGGCAGGTAATCTTGGAACAGCCATAACCGCATTTGCGGCTCCGGTCGTTGCCACAAAGTTTGGATGGTCCCTAACCGTACAAATCTATCTTGTCCTGCTCGGAATCTTTATTGCAGCAAACTTCTTGCTTGGTGATAAAAAAGAAGTTAAGGTGCAGACGCCGCTTCTGGAACAGATTAAAGGAGTCTATAAAAATGAAAAGCTGTGGCTGCTGAGCTTATTTTATTTCATTACTTTCGGATCATTTGTTGCGTTTACCATTTATCTGCCAAACTTCCTTGTAGCTCATTTTGAACTTGATAAAGTGGATGCGGGATTAAGGACTGCCGGATTCATCGTCCTTGCAACTGCCATGAGACCGATTGGCGGCTGGCTTGCAGACCGTTTCCATTCTTTAATTCTTCTAATGTTTGTTTTCGGAGTTTATACCATCTCTGCGGTGATTCTATCATTATCTCCGTCCATTACATGGTATACATTCGGATGCTTAAGTATTGCACTATCAGCTGGAATCGGGAATGGTGTTATCTTTAAGCTGGTGCCTATGTACTTCCAGAAGCAGGCGGGTATCGTGAACGGAATTGTTTCCGCAATGGGCGGCCTGGGAGGATTTTTCCCGCCGCTGATATTGACCCTGTTATTTAATATTACCGGGCATTATGCGATTGGCTTTATGGCATTGTCAGAAGTGGCGCTTGCCAGCCTGATTCTGGTTGTTTGGATGTACTTCCAAGGTAAAATGGAAATTGCGAGCCAGGTGATTGATCATACAATTGAAGGAATTCTGGTAACGGATAAGGGCGGTAAAATAATCTCTGTAAACCCTGCTTTTACAGAAATAACCGGGTACAAGGAAGAAGAAGTAGTCGGCAAAAATCCGAATATCCTTAAATCAGGAAAGCAGGCTAAGGGCTTTTACCAGGACTTATGGACTTCAATCGAAAAAAATGGATTCTGGCAAGGGGAAATATGGAATTGCCGCAAAGACGGAGAGGAATATCTCCAATGGCTTACCATAAGTGCGATTAAAAATGATGCTGGAGATGTAGTTCAATATGCTGGCATGTTCAGTGACATTTCCAGCCATCGGGTAAAAAAAGCAAAATAAGAGCAAAAATAAAGTCTTAAGGAGGAGGGATGAAATGGAAACCCAGCCAGCAAAGAAAAATATCAGTTCATATATTATTCAATCTCAGGAAGATGAGATCAAGCGCATCGCCCTGGAGCTTCACGAAGGGGTCGGGCAGACGCTTTACAGCTTATATACAGGCATGCAGTTCATTCAAACCGCTGTCGATCAGCCGGAGATGAAAGGCTATGTTGGAGATATGGCGCAAATGATGGAAAAAACAATTCAGGAAATCAGGCTTCTGGCTGTGGAATTGCATCCCCCTGCTCTGGGAACCCTCGGCCTGCTGCCGGCGCTGAAAAGTTATCTGAAATTATACACTTCCACATATGGAATAACAGTGGAGCTTCAAAATGAGGGGATGGAAGTCCAAATCAGTGAAAGGGAAAGCATAACTTTGTTCCGGGTTTGCCAGGAAGCTCTGGCAAACATAGCCAGGTATGCTGACACAATGAGTGCAGTCATCTTCCTGCAATGGAAACCGGGACAGCTTTCTATTAACATTGAAGACAAGGGGAAGGGCTTTGATGTGAATGCTGGGATGCAAAAATCGTCTGGCCTTGCTGCCATGATTGAAAGAATGTGTTTAATCAGCGGCAAGTGCGTCATCAGCTCCAAAATCGGTGAAGGGACTACAATAGATATCAGCCTTCCGTTATACTAAGATTATACTTAACAAGGGACCTGCGCAAAGCGGCTCCCTTGTTGCCTATAAAGGATAATTTTTTAACACTGGAATTGTTACTTTGTACTTCGAGAACTGTCCGGCGCAACCAGCCTGCCCCCTCGGGCAGGCAAGGCGCTAGTGCTTTTCTCGTGCGGACAAATGGTAAAGGGGGAGCAAGGTTGATCAATATTTTACTTTGCGACGACCACGCGGTAGTCAGAATGGGTTTGAAAATGCTTTTAAATAACCATGAAGATATGCAGGTGGTTGGTGAAGCTTCGGAAGGCAACGAGGGGATTCATCAGGCTCTTGAATTAAAGCCTGATGTGGTAGTAATGGATTTGAGCATGCCCCATGGAAAAGATGGCATGTCGGCAACGTCAGAATTGAAGAAATTAAAACCGGAAATACAGATCCTGATTTTGACCATGCATGATGATGAAGAGTACTTATTCAGGGCGATCCAAGCGGGTGCGTCCGGATGTATTTTAAAAAGTGCTCCTCATGATGAACTGCTCGCAGCAATCCGTTCTGTTGCAAGCGGGAATGCCTATTTGCATCCGTCTGCAACTAAAAGGCTGATGGAAGAATATATCGGAAGTGTAAAGCAGGGGAACACCGATACATTCAACCTGTTGTCTGACAGGGAGAAAGAGGTTCTTACATTAATAGCCAAAGGGTTTTCTAATAAGGAAATTGCTGAACAGCTTGTGATTAGTGTAAAGACAGTTGAAACCCATAAAGGTAATTTAATGGAAAAACTTCAGATGAAAACCAGGCCGGAACTTGTTTCGTATGCCTTAAAGAAAGGGCTGCTTGGTTATGGAATATAAGGGGTGCAGCCCGGGAGAAAGCGCACTTATTGATCAGGCTTGTGAAAAGGTGCTGACAGAGCTGGACTGTGATTTTGTCGGATTGGCACTGCAAAATACAGATGGCCCGGATGTAAGATGGCATTATGCTGCAGGAAATAGCAACGAAAAATATAAGCGGATTACAGTAAGGTACGGCAAAGGCATTGCAGGAAAGGTGATTTCAACCGGAAGGCCGATGTACGTAGAAAACTTCCCCGAAAATGTTGCTGGAAAAGCATTGGAATACCCGATTATGCTTGCTGAAGCCCTTAAGCATGCATATGCTGTTCCCATTCATTTTAAGGGAATCCCCAAAGGGGTCCTCTTGATCGGGAACCGGTCCGGTCAGCCTATAAATGAAAACAAGCAAAGCACTGCAAGGAATGCAGCGAGGACACTCGAACTAAAGCTGAATGGTTAAAAAATGCAACTGGAGGAACGTAAATGGACAGGAATAATCAGTTGCCGAAAAAGAGAGAGATTGCTCCTGATTTCACTGATGCAACGATTCTTGTTAATAGATTTGGGATCATCTCCTATGTGAACGAGCAGGCGCAAGAGCAATTTGGATATAGGGTAAATGAGCTGCAGGGGAAGAGCCTAAAGGAACTGCTCCCTGAGATCACCCTGCATGAAACTGAAGAGGGAAAAGTGGTTCACCAATATGGCCAGCATCGTAATGGTCAAGTATTTTCAATCTTTTATAGAATCAATTCTTTCAAGCAGGGAGAAGAAACAGAAACCTATTATTTAATCGTCTTTCATTCAGTTAAAGACCGTTCCCGATTAAAAAAGCAGCAATCATATTCATTAAAGGAATTGGTTGACCTGCAATTTGCACTGGATGAATCAACAATTGTGGCCTATACAGACAAAAAAGGAAAAATCACGTATGTGAATGAAAAGTTCTGTGAGGTGTCGAAATATTCTGCGGATGAGCTGGTTGGTAAAGACCATAGAATTATCAACTCATCCTACCATTCCAGAGATTTTATGGAGAACCTTTGGGAAACCATTTCGAGCGGGGAAGTCTGGCGCGGCGAAATTAAAAACAAAGCTAAAGACGGAACGTATTACTGGGTGGATACCACGATCGTTCCCTTTATTGATGACAAAGGAAATCCATATAAATACCTGGCCATCCGGAAAGAAATTACTGAATATAAGCGTGTTGTGGAGGAACTGAAAAATTCCGTATACGAGCTGATCGATTTAAAGTTTGCCCTGGATGCTTCATCCATTGTGGCAATTACCGATCAGAAAGGCACCATTACTTATGTGAATGATCAATTCTGCAGCATCTCAAAATATTCACGGGAAGAATTGCTTGGACAGGATCATAGAATTATCAACTCAGGTTACCACACCAAAGAATTTTTCAGAGATTTGTGGAAGACGATTTCTTCCGGGAAGGTATGGAAAGGAGAGATCAAGAACAGAGCCAAGGATGGCACACATTATTGGGTGGATACCACAATCGTCCCATTCCTTAATGAAAAGGGGAAACCCTATCAGCATCTTGCTATTCGCCATGAAGTCACGCAAAGAAAAAATGCAGAAGAAGAGCTGCAAAAAATGATGACCAGGATCATCGATGTTCAAGAAGATGAACGGAAAAGACTTTCGCGGGAGCTTCATGACGGAATAGGGCAGAATTTGTACAGCCATCTGATTACCATTAATAGGCTTCAGGCGGAAATTAACCACCCTCTGCTTGATCAAATGCAGGATGAGGCTGCTGAAATCATTGAGGAACTGAGAGACCTTTCATGGGAGCTGCGTCCTTCTGTGCTTGATGATCTTGGTCTGATTCCAGCGATTCGATCCTACCTGGTCCGGTTTTCAGAACATCACAATATCAACGTCCATTTTGATTGCTACCTGGCTTCCCGTCTTAGTTCAAATAAAGAAATCACCATTTACAGGATCATTCAGGAAGCTTTAACAAACATAAGGAAATATGCTGAAACAGATGAAGCAGCAGTCACAATCAGGCAGATGGAAGAAGAAATCCGTATAGTCATTGAAGATAAAGGCATAGGGTTCAATGTTAATGAAGTCTCCAGAGGAGTCGGTCTTTTTAGCATGGAAGAACGAGCAAAAGCTGCGGGCGGTTCCATAAATGTTTATTCAGAAGAAACGAAAGGGACAAGAATTGTACTTGAAATTCCGCTATAGAAAAAGCTGCCTAATCCAGGCAGCTTTTCTTATTAGATGCGTTTCTAAAATATTGATCCTAGTAAAGTTCCGCCTATAGCCCCTGTCACAACAATAATCCAGGGCGGCAGCTTCCAATAAACAAGCATGCTGAATAGTACTGCTGCAAAGGCAAAATCAGCCGGCTCCAGGATGCTGCTGGTCCAAATTGGATGATAAAAGGCAGCAATTAAAATGCCGACAAC is a genomic window containing:
- a CDS encoding MFS transporter; protein product: MIRKIQLPLQTLNLVAGFMVWVLISSLMPFIKEDINIPADKLALVTAVPVILGSLLRIPLGYYANQFGARIIFMLSFILLLFPVYYISIADSITDLLIGGLFLGLGGAVFSVGVTSLPKYYPKERHGFVNGIYGAGNLGTAITAFAAPVVATKFGWSLTVQIYLVLLGIFIAANFLLGDKKEVKVQTPLLEQIKGVYKNEKLWLLSLFYFITFGSFVAFTIYLPNFLVAHFELDKVDAGLRTAGFIVLATAMRPIGGWLADRFHSLILLMFVFGVYTISAVILSLSPSITWYTFGCLSIALSAGIGNGVIFKLVPMYFQKQAGIVNGIVSAMGGLGGFFPPLILTLLFNITGHYAIGFMALSEVALASLILVVWMYFQGKMEIASQVIDHTIEGILVTDKGGKIISVNPAFTEITGYKEEEVVGKNPNILKSGKQAKGFYQDLWTSIEKNGFWQGEIWNCRKDGEEYLQWLTISAIKNDAGDVVQYAGMFSDISSHRVKKAK
- a CDS encoding histidine kinase, which encodes METQPAKKNISSYIIQSQEDEIKRIALELHEGVGQTLYSLYTGMQFIQTAVDQPEMKGYVGDMAQMMEKTIQEIRLLAVELHPPALGTLGLLPALKSYLKLYTSTYGITVELQNEGMEVQISERESITLFRVCQEALANIARYADTMSAVIFLQWKPGQLSINIEDKGKGFDVNAGMQKSSGLAAMIERMCLISGKCVISSKIGEGTTIDISLPLY
- a CDS encoding molybdopterin oxidoreductase family protein: MQRDKFFKEIENLNHPNEKLIKTHCSYCGMQCGMNLRVNTQTNKIIGVEPRYDWPVTVGKMCPKGVTAYQQTNHKDRLLKPLIRDDASLKGTTEGFREASWDEAYDLIAKKFKELQTEYGKDSLSVFSGVSMTNEKCYLTGKFARVALATRYIDYNGRFCMSSAAGGFLRSFGVDRGSTLPWTDIHETDCLFIAGSNTAECHPTSMFRIWNVQERGGYIIVVDPRETPIARRADLHLDLQPGTDLALANGIVNQLIEMGYIDEEFINKHTNGFEETKELVKDFTPEYTSMLTGVAPEKIIRAAEIYGKAPNAVVMFARGVEQQHKGVDNVSAYTNMALVTGKIGRPKAGVATFTGQGNGQGGREHGQKSDLLPGYRKITNPKHVEEVCRVWGITPEEMPQPGVSAYEMIELMEQKTIRGLYLLCSNPAVSAPNQNFVRKAFKTLDFMVCSDFYLSESAEFADVVLPAVTWSEDEGTVTNIEGRIIKINKAQEPVGESKPDWQIQVELAERLGKGKYFSHLKTARDVADEFRLATKGGYADYYGATWDKIDKQDGVFWPCKNENDEGTPHMFLDKKFYHPDGKAKICALPYRPPAEEPCENYPLRLTTGRVVYHYLSGNQTRRIPFLHDMCPEPFVEIHPETASQYNMEHEERVRLFTRRGEAIYKVKITEAIRKDTVFVPYHFGHEDSINLLTIAALDPISRMPEFKACAAQLEKVELKKVQ
- a CDS encoding GAF domain-containing protein gives rise to the protein MEYKGCSPGESALIDQACEKVLTELDCDFVGLALQNTDGPDVRWHYAAGNSNEKYKRITVRYGKGIAGKVISTGRPMYVENFPENVAGKALEYPIMLAEALKHAYAVPIHFKGIPKGVLLIGNRSGQPINENKQSTARNAARTLELKLNG
- a CDS encoding response regulator transcription factor; the protein is MINILLCDDHAVVRMGLKMLLNNHEDMQVVGEASEGNEGIHQALELKPDVVVMDLSMPHGKDGMSATSELKKLKPEIQILILTMHDDEEYLFRAIQAGASGCILKSAPHDELLAAIRSVASGNAYLHPSATKRLMEEYIGSVKQGNTDTFNLLSDREKEVLTLIAKGFSNKEIAEQLVISVKTVETHKGNLMEKLQMKTRPELVSYALKKGLLGYGI
- a CDS encoding PAS domain S-box protein, translating into MDRNNQLPKKREIAPDFTDATILVNRFGIISYVNEQAQEQFGYRVNELQGKSLKELLPEITLHETEEGKVVHQYGQHRNGQVFSIFYRINSFKQGEETETYYLIVFHSVKDRSRLKKQQSYSLKELVDLQFALDESTIVAYTDKKGKITYVNEKFCEVSKYSADELVGKDHRIINSSYHSRDFMENLWETISSGEVWRGEIKNKAKDGTYYWVDTTIVPFIDDKGNPYKYLAIRKEITEYKRVVEELKNSVYELIDLKFALDASSIVAITDQKGTITYVNDQFCSISKYSREELLGQDHRIINSGYHTKEFFRDLWKTISSGKVWKGEIKNRAKDGTHYWVDTTIVPFLNEKGKPYQHLAIRHEVTQRKNAEEELQKMMTRIIDVQEDERKRLSRELHDGIGQNLYSHLITINRLQAEINHPLLDQMQDEAAEIIEELRDLSWELRPSVLDDLGLIPAIRSYLVRFSEHHNINVHFDCYLASRLSSNKEITIYRIIQEALTNIRKYAETDEAAVTIRQMEEEIRIVIEDKGIGFNVNEVSRGVGLFSMEERAKAAGGSINVYSEETKGTRIVLEIPL
- a CDS encoding 4Fe-4S dicluster domain-containing protein, with translation MKKRLYLELENCIGCRSCLAACTQCGGHEERNRNYVYDVNPLVNRQTMPLMCLHCENPACARSCPAQAIQIHETGAVLSALVEKCIGCQNCTIACPYGIPKFDQEQNLMYKCDLCIDRTKDGIPPMCASVCPSNTLQWLTDEEIENKKKQFNLDNGKWVTSMPYLEGETNVKVNLPGILQGITKLF
- a CDS encoding Rieske (2Fe-2S) protein gives rise to the protein MSEKNNKIPFNEDNYTHNIERNNERKLDRRGFMKTLVGAAGVFAVSSLPWGAVAAKELMGLGEKEYPHKKITEVSKLPIGDAVEFKFPGDHDDAILIRLSENKYVAYQNACTHLRCPVFWVKEQGEMICPCHHGKFDVETGSPTAGPPRRPLPEIQVKVENGAIFAVRVKRYEA